One window of Curtobacterium sp. 458 genomic DNA carries:
- a CDS encoding hexose kinase, producing the protein MNQNPSHDARTSTRIVTVTPNPSLDRTIELAGELQRGAVQRATRSTAEPGGKGVNVSRVVVASGGDTIAVLPGDELDPVLLGLATRGIPTAAMPIGAPLRSNVTVTEPTGTTTKLNEPGPSLAGRLEEFASLVADAAGPTPTGPGARWVVLAGSLPPGLPDDALAELVRAVRARHGEDVRIAVDSSGVPFTALLQSGERIDLVKPNAEELAEVVGGDPDEYERDLDAAAAAAERLRSRGVDTVLLTLGSAGAVLVGPDGAHAAAAPKIVARSTVGAGDSSLAGYLLAEVAGARPEERLAQAVATGAAAAALPGSDVPALDHTDPTAIAVRALRPATPTAPAPAAPAPV; encoded by the coding sequence ATGAACCAGAACCCGAGCCACGACGCGCGGACCAGCACGCGCATCGTCACGGTGACGCCGAACCCGAGCCTCGACCGCACGATCGAGCTCGCCGGTGAACTCCAGCGCGGCGCCGTCCAGCGCGCCACGCGGTCCACGGCGGAGCCGGGCGGCAAGGGCGTCAACGTCTCCCGCGTCGTCGTGGCGAGCGGTGGCGACACGATCGCGGTCCTGCCGGGCGACGAGCTCGACCCCGTGCTGCTCGGCCTCGCGACCCGCGGCATCCCGACGGCCGCGATGCCGATCGGCGCGCCGCTCCGCTCGAACGTCACGGTCACCGAGCCCACCGGCACGACCACGAAGCTCAACGAGCCCGGGCCGTCCCTCGCCGGACGCCTCGAGGAGTTCGCCTCGCTCGTCGCCGACGCCGCGGGGCCGACCCCGACCGGACCCGGTGCACGCTGGGTCGTCCTCGCCGGGTCGCTGCCGCCGGGACTCCCGGACGACGCGCTCGCCGAGCTGGTCCGGGCCGTCCGCGCCCGCCACGGTGAGGACGTCCGGATCGCCGTCGACTCCTCGGGCGTCCCGTTCACGGCCCTGCTGCAGTCCGGCGAGCGGATCGACCTCGTCAAGCCGAACGCCGAGGAACTCGCCGAGGTCGTCGGCGGCGACCCCGACGAGTACGAGCGGGACCTCGACGCCGCGGCCGCCGCAGCGGAACGACTCCGGTCGCGGGGTGTGGACACCGTCCTGCTCACCCTCGGCAGCGCCGGCGCCGTCCTCGTCGGCCCCGACGGAGCGCACGCCGCCGCCGCCCCGAAGATCGTCGCCCGCTCGACCGTCGGGGCGGGGGACTCCTCCCTCGCCGGGTACCTGCTCGCCGAGGTCGCCGGAGCGCGGCCGGAGGAACGCCTCGCCCAGGCCGTCGCGACCGGAGCGGCGGCAGCCGCACTCCCGGGCAGCGACGTCCC
- a CDS encoding DeoR/GlpR family DNA-binding transcription regulator: MYATERHDAIAASLLSAGRVSVAELAEHFDVTTETVRRDLDVLESAGVLRRVHGGAVPVGRSSVVELSVAEREGQHGSAKTAIARAAMRLVPPTFTGSIALDAGTTCAAVGAELARWEPATAGATITVITNSVPIAGVLQHSEHVELHLLGGRVRGVTSAAVGTATVEQIGALRPDIAFVGTNGLSAGFGLSTPDEYEAAVKGAYVLAARRSVVLADAAKHGVEALMRFARLDEVDTIVTDQEPPADLAGALAEADVEVVVA; encoded by the coding sequence ATGTACGCAACCGAGCGGCACGACGCCATCGCCGCCTCGCTGCTGTCGGCAGGGCGCGTCTCCGTCGCCGAACTGGCCGAGCACTTCGACGTCACGACCGAGACCGTCCGACGTGACCTCGACGTCCTCGAGTCCGCCGGCGTCCTGCGCCGTGTGCACGGGGGAGCGGTGCCGGTCGGCCGGTCGAGCGTCGTCGAACTGAGCGTCGCCGAACGTGAGGGGCAGCACGGCTCCGCGAAGACCGCGATCGCCCGCGCTGCCATGCGTCTCGTGCCGCCGACGTTCACCGGGTCGATCGCCCTCGACGCCGGCACGACCTGCGCCGCCGTCGGCGCCGAACTCGCCCGGTGGGAACCCGCCACGGCCGGGGCGACGATCACCGTCATCACGAACTCGGTCCCGATCGCCGGCGTCCTGCAGCACAGCGAGCACGTCGAACTGCACCTCCTCGGCGGCCGGGTGCGCGGCGTCACCAGCGCCGCGGTCGGCACGGCCACGGTCGAGCAGATCGGCGCGCTGCGACCCGACATCGCCTTCGTCGGGACGAACGGCCTCTCCGCGGGCTTCGGGCTGAGCACCCCGGACGAGTACGAAGCAGCGGTCAAGGGCGCCTACGTCCTGGCCGCTCGGCGGAGCGTCGTCCTCGCGGACGCGGCCAAGCACGGGGTCGAGGCCCTCATGCGCTTCGCCCGGCTCGACGAGGTCGACACGATCGTCACCGACCAGGAGCCCCCGGCGGACCTCGCCGGTGCGCTCGCCGAAGCGGACGTCGAGGTGGTCGTCGCATGA